In the Kitasatospora terrestris genome, one interval contains:
- a CDS encoding Rieske 2Fe-2S domain-containing protein — MTGGHGDQRTTDRAGWKETASTYALLPLRLFLGVTFVYAAFDKLSDSHYLAGAGDAASFYSQTQAVKGSSPIGFLLGPALSAPTLFGLLIAFGELAVGLGTLFGLWGRVAAAGGAALSATLWLTVSWGVSPYYLGNDLAYLFAWTPLLLAGTPYLSVDGYLAARARRDRRRGLDDAAVRRRSLLDGGIAAVALGGAGLLAGSLTATFVRKKDTAPVAATPGSTAPAPAASGGAPGGASGGASGGAKVTVAASSVPVGGSAQVQEPGTGDAVYIVQPTAGQYCGFSSICTHSGCTVNAPKNGELYCPCHGSKFNATTGAVITGPATKPLPKYTVTKNGDQLELGAKQS, encoded by the coding sequence ATGACGGGCGGGCATGGCGACCAGCGGACGACGGACAGAGCCGGCTGGAAGGAGACCGCTTCCACGTACGCACTGCTGCCGCTGCGGCTCTTCCTCGGCGTGACCTTCGTCTACGCGGCCTTCGACAAACTCTCCGACTCCCACTACCTGGCCGGCGCCGGGGACGCGGCGTCCTTCTACTCCCAGACCCAGGCGGTCAAGGGGAGCAGCCCGATCGGCTTCCTGCTCGGCCCGGCGCTGTCCGCGCCGACCCTCTTCGGCCTGCTGATCGCCTTCGGCGAGCTGGCGGTCGGCCTCGGCACCCTGTTCGGCCTGTGGGGCCGGGTCGCCGCGGCCGGCGGCGCCGCGCTCAGCGCCACCCTCTGGCTGACCGTCAGCTGGGGCGTCAGCCCGTACTACCTGGGCAACGACCTCGCCTACCTCTTCGCGTGGACGCCGCTGCTGCTGGCCGGAACCCCGTACCTCTCGGTCGACGGCTACCTGGCCGCCCGGGCGCGGCGCGACCGGCGCCGGGGCCTGGACGACGCCGCGGTGCGCCGGCGCTCGCTGCTGGACGGCGGCATCGCGGCGGTCGCGCTCGGCGGCGCCGGGCTGCTGGCCGGCTCGCTGACCGCCACCTTCGTCCGGAAGAAGGACACCGCCCCGGTCGCGGCCACGCCCGGCTCCACCGCCCCCGCGCCGGCCGCGTCCGGTGGCGCGCCGGGCGGGGCTTCCGGCGGGGCTTCCGGCGGGGCGAAGGTGACCGTGGCGGCCTCCTCGGTGCCGGTCGGCGGCTCGGCGCAGGTGCAGGAGCCCGGGACCGGCGACGCGGTGTACATCGTGCAGCCGACCGCCGGCCAGTACTGCGGCTTCTCCTCGATCTGCACCCACTCCGGGTGCACCGTCAACGCGCCGAAGAACGGCGAGCTGTACTGCCCCTGCCACGGCTCCAAGTTCAACGCGACCACCGGAGCGGTGATCACCGGCCCGGCCACCAAGCCGCTGCCCAAGTACACCGTCACCAAGAACGGCGACCAGCTGGAACTCGGCGCCAAGCAGAGCTGA
- the guaA gene encoding glutamine-hydrolyzing GMP synthase has translation MPVQSVPENDTVLVVDFGAQYAQLIARRVREARVYSEIVPSSMPVAEMLAKNPKAIILSGGPSSVYEEGAPQIDRALFEAGVPVFGMCYGFQLMAVTLGGTVDNSGAREYGRTPLSVSRPGSTLFEGTPAQQSVWMSHGDACSAAPEGFTVTASTDVVPVAAFENDALKLYGVQYHPEVMHSEYGQQVLEHFLYRGAGIAPNWTTVNVVDEQVALIREQVGDKRAICGLSGGVDSAVAAALVQRAIGDRLTCVYVDHGLMRKGETEQVEKDFVAATGVKLVVVDAEERFLNALKGVSDPEEKRKIIGREFIRVFEQAQADIIADEGPAVEFLVQGTLYPDVVESGGGTGTANIKSHHNVGGLPEDLEFQLVEPLRKLFKDEVRMVGQELGLPEEIVQRQPFPGPGLGIRIVGEVTKERLDLLRDADAIAREELTAAGLDREIWQCPVVLLGDVRSVGVQGDGRTYGHPIVLRPVSSEDAMTADWSRLPYEVLAKISTRITNEVRDVNRVVLDVTSKPPGTIEWE, from the coding sequence ATTCCCGTTCAGTCCGTACCTGAGAACGACACCGTCCTGGTGGTCGACTTCGGTGCCCAGTACGCCCAGCTCATCGCCCGTCGGGTGCGTGAGGCGCGGGTCTACAGCGAGATCGTGCCGAGCAGCATGCCGGTCGCCGAGATGCTCGCCAAGAACCCGAAGGCGATCATCCTCTCCGGCGGTCCGTCGTCGGTCTACGAGGAGGGCGCGCCGCAGATCGACCGGGCGCTCTTCGAGGCCGGCGTCCCGGTCTTCGGCATGTGCTACGGCTTCCAGCTGATGGCCGTGACGCTCGGCGGCACCGTCGACAACAGCGGCGCCCGCGAGTACGGCCGCACCCCGCTGTCCGTCTCCCGCCCCGGCTCCACCCTGTTCGAGGGCACCCCGGCGCAGCAGTCGGTGTGGATGTCGCACGGCGACGCCTGCTCCGCCGCGCCGGAGGGCTTCACCGTCACCGCCTCCACCGACGTGGTGCCGGTCGCCGCCTTCGAGAACGACGCGCTGAAGCTGTACGGCGTGCAGTACCACCCGGAGGTCATGCACTCCGAGTACGGCCAGCAGGTGCTGGAGCACTTCCTGTACCGCGGTGCCGGCATCGCCCCGAACTGGACCACGGTCAACGTGGTCGACGAGCAGGTCGCGCTGATCCGCGAGCAGGTCGGCGACAAGCGCGCCATCTGCGGCCTGTCCGGCGGCGTGGACTCCGCCGTCGCCGCCGCGCTGGTGCAGCGCGCCATCGGCGACCGCCTGACCTGCGTCTACGTCGACCACGGCCTGATGCGCAAGGGCGAGACCGAGCAGGTCGAGAAGGACTTCGTGGCCGCGACCGGCGTCAAGCTGGTGGTCGTGGACGCCGAGGAGCGCTTCCTGAACGCCCTCAAGGGCGTCTCGGACCCCGAGGAGAAGCGCAAGATCATCGGCCGGGAGTTCATCCGGGTCTTCGAGCAGGCCCAGGCCGACATCATCGCGGACGAGGGTCCGGCGGTGGAGTTCCTGGTCCAGGGCACCCTGTACCCGGACGTGGTGGAGTCCGGCGGCGGCACCGGCACCGCCAACATCAAGTCCCACCACAACGTCGGCGGCCTGCCGGAGGACCTCGAGTTCCAGCTGGTCGAGCCGCTGCGCAAGCTGTTCAAGGACGAGGTCCGGATGGTCGGCCAGGAGCTCGGCCTGCCGGAGGAGATCGTCCAGCGCCAGCCGTTCCCCGGCCCGGGCCTGGGCATCCGGATCGTCGGCGAGGTCACCAAGGAGCGCCTGGACCTGCTCCGCGACGCGGACGCGATCGCCCGCGAGGAGCTGACCGCGGCCGGCCTGGACCGTGAGATCTGGCAGTGCCCGGTCGTCCTGCTCGGCGACGTCCGCTCGGTCGGCGTCCAGGGCGACGGTCGCACCTACGGCCACCCGATCGTGCTCCGCCCGGTCTCCTCCGAGGACGCGATGACCGCCGACTGGTCGCGCCTGCCGTACGAGGTGCTGGCGAAGATCTCCACCCGGATCACCAACGAGGTCCGCGACGTGAACCGCGTGGTGCTGGACGTCACCAGCAAGCCGCCGGGCACCATCGAGTGGGAGTAG